In Zobellia roscoffensis, the following are encoded in one genomic region:
- a CDS encoding Gfo/Idh/MocA family protein — protein MNKREFLKSAAAVSSFALLPNAAWAFQNGKRLRTAHIGVGNMGADDLNAIASHSSVDVVALCDVDSVNLAKAHKLHPGARVFFDYRAMLDEMGDEIDAVVVSTPDHTHAPASLMAMEMNKPVYCQKPLTHYVDESRKMMQLAKEKNLVTQMGIQVHSFYDYRLATLLIQSGIIGKVHTVHAWSPKSWGYNGEEPQGEDPVPDQLDWNLWLGTSKERPYKEGYYHPGKWRRLLDYGCGTLGDMGVHIFDTPYNALNLDVPLTIKNECREPNGYGFPENNTVTYEFPGTEYTTKNLKWIWYDGPGMPPEHEDLKLPDSKGAGNQQKNGAEQKNDISLDAGVAGAGQLPDQGAMFIGKKGRLLLPHFMQLPKKIVKGKYVDISKEIAEVSKANNLGEPIRNYDTEGPKHYHQFVDACLGKGQTTAPFSYAGRLTETILLGVIAGRFPNQTLHWDAQSAKFSEDEANQFLGGDYREF, from the coding sequence ATGAATAAAAGAGAATTCTTAAAAAGCGCAGCGGCCGTATCTTCTTTCGCCTTACTGCCCAATGCGGCATGGGCTTTTCAAAATGGCAAACGACTTAGAACGGCCCACATTGGTGTGGGTAATATGGGAGCCGATGATTTGAATGCAATTGCTTCCCACAGTTCCGTGGATGTTGTTGCGTTATGCGATGTTGATTCTGTTAACTTGGCAAAAGCACATAAACTGCACCCAGGGGCACGTGTGTTTTTTGATTATAGGGCAATGCTAGACGAAATGGGTGATGAGATTGACGCTGTAGTCGTTTCTACACCGGACCATACCCATGCGCCTGCTTCTTTAATGGCAATGGAAATGAACAAGCCTGTGTATTGTCAGAAGCCGTTGACCCATTATGTAGATGAATCCCGAAAAATGATGCAATTGGCCAAAGAAAAGAATTTGGTTACCCAAATGGGTATTCAGGTACATTCTTTTTATGATTACCGCTTGGCTACTCTTTTAATTCAAAGCGGTATAATCGGCAAGGTTCATACCGTACATGCTTGGTCTCCAAAATCATGGGGTTATAACGGAGAAGAGCCTCAAGGGGAAGATCCGGTTCCAGATCAATTGGATTGGAACCTTTGGTTGGGTACTTCCAAAGAGCGCCCTTATAAAGAAGGCTATTACCACCCTGGTAAATGGAGAAGGTTGTTGGATTATGGTTGTGGTACGCTAGGGGATATGGGTGTGCACATTTTTGATACGCCCTACAATGCTTTAAACTTAGATGTACCCTTAACTATTAAGAATGAATGTCGTGAGCCTAACGGTTACGGTTTTCCTGAGAACAATACGGTAACTTATGAATTTCCCGGAACGGAATACACTACTAAAAACCTTAAATGGATTTGGTATGACGGCCCTGGAATGCCGCCAGAGCATGAAGATTTAAAACTGCCGGACAGCAAAGGTGCCGGCAATCAACAAAAAAATGGCGCTGAACAAAAAAATGACATATCGTTAGATGCAGGTGTTGCCGGAGCAGGGCAATTACCTGATCAAGGAGCTATGTTTATTGGTAAAAAAGGACGTTTGTTATTACCTCATTTTATGCAATTGCCAAAGAAAATCGTAAAGGGCAAGTATGTGGATATCTCCAAAGAAATTGCCGAGGTTTCCAAAGCCAATAATTTAGGAGAGCCTATTCGTAATTATGATACGGAAGGTCCAAAGCACTATCATCAGTTTGTAGACGCTTGTTTAGGTAAAGGCCAGACTACAGCTCCTTTTTCTTATGCAGGACGATTAACGGAAACCATTTTGCTGGGTGTAATTGCAGGTCGTTTTCCAAATCAGACCTTACATTGGGATGCGCAGAGTGCTAAATTTTCCGAGGATGAAGCCAATCAATTCTTAGGTGGTGATTACCGAGAGTTTTAA
- a CDS encoding alpha/beta hydrolase: MNKLISTVFIGLFLSVSVFGQTGKVFDELTLKSEILKGERKYAVYLPPDYETSQRSYPVLYLLHGAGDDQTGWVQFGEVLRITDNAIKEGTATPMIIVMPDANTGKRGYFNQGKDWRYEDFFFEEFMPHIEKKYRIKAEKRYRAISGLSMGGGGTFMYAMHRPELFSSACPLSAYVGPLTIADFKERLKQSDVKYSEAEIKEYFKKHNALELLKTVPEEDVKSVRWYIDCGDDDFLFEGNSLVHIAMTKKKIPHEYRVRDGGHTWTYWRESLPVVLGFVSDAFHQH, translated from the coding sequence ATGAATAAATTAATTTCTACAGTTTTCATTGGTCTTTTTCTAAGTGTTTCTGTTTTCGGTCAAACAGGAAAGGTGTTCGATGAATTGACATTAAAGAGTGAAATCTTAAAAGGGGAGCGGAAGTACGCGGTATACTTGCCTCCGGATTATGAAACTTCACAACGCTCCTATCCGGTTCTTTATTTGCTGCACGGGGCAGGTGATGACCAAACAGGCTGGGTACAGTTTGGAGAGGTCCTGCGCATTACGGATAATGCAATAAAAGAAGGAACGGCCACACCAATGATAATTGTGATGCCGGATGCCAACACAGGTAAACGTGGTTATTTTAATCAAGGAAAGGATTGGCGTTATGAGGATTTCTTTTTTGAGGAATTTATGCCCCATATAGAAAAGAAGTACCGCATTAAGGCCGAAAAACGTTACAGGGCTATTTCTGGACTTTCCATGGGGGGAGGAGGAACCTTTATGTATGCAATGCACCGGCCTGAACTCTTTTCTTCGGCTTGTCCATTAAGTGCTTATGTTGGACCGTTAACTATTGCCGACTTTAAAGAGCGGTTAAAGCAAAGCGATGTAAAGTATAGTGAAGCTGAAATAAAGGAATATTTCAAAAAGCATAATGCGTTGGAGTTGTTAAAGACCGTACCGGAAGAGGATGTTAAATCCGTTAGGTGGTATATAGATTGTGGTGATGATGATTTCTTGTTCGAGGGCAATAGTTTAGTGCATATTGCCATGACAAAAAAGAAAATTCCACATGAATACCGAGTGCGCGATGGCGGCCATACTTGGACGTACTGGCGGGAATCTTTACCGGTCGTTCTTGGTTTTGTTTCCGATGCTTTTCATCAACATTAG
- a CDS encoding alpha/beta fold hydrolase, translating to MKKTLNKMLPKVYGRYFNLLARASKKRAAEKAFYVFCTVRKGKVLPNQKEYLDKAKSDTLTVKDYTLQTYYWPGSKETVLLVHGWESNTFRWRNLITKLQEADYNIIAFDAPAHGYSSGKYLNVPLYSDGVQAMIDKYAPKYLIGHSVGGMTLMYNEFYHKNESVEKMVTIGSPSEFYEIMDHYQRLLGFNIKVRKALEAFVFDRFGFTVKEFSSSRFAETNSKKGLLFHDELDKLAPFHASEAVHAHWKNSTFIRTKGLGHSMHQEHINDQIIDFLNN from the coding sequence ATGAAAAAAACTTTGAATAAAATGCTTCCGAAGGTTTACGGTCGGTATTTTAATTTACTTGCCCGAGCATCTAAAAAAAGAGCTGCAGAAAAAGCTTTTTATGTTTTCTGTACGGTCAGAAAGGGAAAGGTTTTACCTAATCAAAAGGAGTATTTAGATAAAGCCAAAAGTGACACCCTAACAGTAAAAGACTATACTTTACAAACCTATTATTGGCCAGGCAGCAAGGAAACCGTCCTCTTAGTTCACGGATGGGAGAGCAATACTTTTAGATGGCGTAACCTCATTACCAAACTTCAGGAAGCCGATTATAACATAATAGCTTTTGATGCTCCTGCTCATGGGTATTCTTCTGGTAAATACTTAAACGTCCCCTTATATTCAGATGGTGTACAAGCCATGATTGACAAGTATGCCCCAAAATATCTGATTGGACATTCCGTAGGAGGTATGACATTAATGTACAACGAGTTTTACCATAAAAATGAAAGCGTTGAAAAAATGGTTACCATTGGCTCTCCTTCTGAATTTTACGAAATAATGGATCATTACCAACGATTACTCGGTTTTAACATTAAAGTCCGTAAGGCCTTAGAAGCTTTTGTTTTTGACCGTTTTGGATTTACTGTAAAGGAATTTTCATCATCACGCTTCGCTGAAACAAATAGTAAAAAAGGTTTATTGTTTCATGACGAATTGGACAAGCTAGCCCCTTTCCATGCCTCGGAAGCTGTTCATGCACATTGGAAAAACAGTACTTTTATTCGCACAAAGGGCCTTGGCCATTCCATGCACCAAGAACATATAAATGACCAAATTATAGATTTTTTAAATAATTAA
- a CDS encoding aldo/keto reductase: MIYRRFGRTGWQVSEVGYGMWGMAGWTQSDDEQSAKSLDLAVENGVNFFDTAWGYGEGHSEELLGELVRRHLKTKLYTASKIPPKNFNWPARPEYAFEDSYPTNHIIEYTEKTLTNLGMERIDLMQFHTWDDGWSHRDEWQRAIEDLKKAGKIGAMGISVNRWEPENGIKAIKTGLIDAIQVIYNIFDQNPEDVLFPLCEEMDIAVIARVPFDEGTLTGNLTKETIFPEGDWRGTYFVPENLNSSVDHADALRPLIPEGMTMAEMALRFILENKTIGTTIPGMRKERNVLANTATSDGKGLPKELVDELQKHRWVRKPTEWSQ; this comes from the coding sequence ATGATTTATAGAAGATTCGGGAGAACCGGTTGGCAAGTAAGTGAAGTAGGATACGGAATGTGGGGAATGGCCGGCTGGACACAGTCTGATGATGAACAATCTGCAAAATCTCTAGACCTTGCGGTTGAAAACGGAGTCAATTTTTTTGATACAGCTTGGGGTTACGGTGAAGGTCATAGTGAAGAGTTGCTTGGTGAACTCGTTCGAAGGCATCTCAAAACTAAACTGTATACGGCAAGTAAGATTCCGCCTAAAAATTTCAACTGGCCGGCAAGACCGGAATATGCATTTGAGGATTCATATCCAACAAACCATATCATAGAGTATACTGAAAAAACTTTGACGAATCTAGGTATGGAGCGTATTGACTTGATGCAGTTTCATACATGGGATGATGGATGGTCTCATCGTGATGAGTGGCAACGTGCTATTGAGGATTTGAAGAAAGCTGGGAAAATAGGAGCTATGGGAATTAGCGTGAACCGTTGGGAGCCAGAGAACGGTATTAAGGCCATAAAAACGGGGTTAATAGACGCTATTCAGGTAATATATAATATTTTTGACCAAAATCCGGAAGACGTACTTTTTCCGCTGTGCGAGGAGATGGATATTGCGGTAATTGCCCGTGTTCCTTTTGATGAAGGTACATTGACCGGAAACCTGACCAAGGAAACCATTTTTCCTGAAGGCGACTGGCGTGGGACTTATTTTGTGCCTGAAAACCTGAATTCTAGTGTGGACCATGCAGATGCATTACGACCATTAATTCCGGAAGGAATGACTATGGCTGAGATGGCACTTCGGTTTATATTAGAGAATAAAACTATAGGGACAACTATTCCGGGAATGCGAAAAGAACGCAATGTTCTGGCTAATACCGCTACCAGTGATGGTAAAGGATTGCCAAAAGAGTTAGTTGACGAATTACAAAAACACCGTTGGGTAAGAAAGCCCACAGAATGGTCTCAATAG
- a CDS encoding VOC family protein — protein sequence MQDVTPFHIAIPVHNLDECRTFYREILNCEEGRSSDHWVDFNLFGHQLVIHYKPKANSEDLHSNPVDGKNVPVPHYGVVLPWKVFESFSEELKNKNVQFVIEPYVRFKGETGEQATMFFLDPAGNALEFKAFKDMGQLFAK from the coding sequence ATGCAAGATGTAACTCCTTTTCATATCGCCATACCCGTTCATAATTTGGACGAATGCCGCACATTCTATAGAGAAATATTAAACTGTGAAGAAGGCCGTAGTAGCGACCATTGGGTAGATTTCAATCTATTTGGACATCAATTGGTCATTCATTACAAACCAAAAGCCAACTCGGAAGACCTCCACAGCAACCCTGTAGATGGCAAAAATGTTCCTGTACCCCATTACGGTGTTGTTTTACCTTGGAAAGTTTTTGAATCTTTCTCAGAAGAGCTAAAAAACAAAAATGTTCAATTTGTAATAGAACCTTATGTACGTTTTAAAGGAGAAACCGGGGAGCAAGCTACCATGTTCTTTTTAGACCCTGCAGGAAATGCATTGGAATTCAAAGCCTTTAAAGATATGGGGCAATTGTTTGCGAAGTAA